The genomic segment ATTCAAGCAGCCGATCCTGCTGATCCGTCCGGAGGGGTGAATGGCGCTGAACCGTATTCTGATCGCCAACAGGGGGGAGATTGCCGTCAGGGTGATCAAGGCCTGCCAGACGCTGGGGCTCGAGACCGTGGCCGCCGTGTCGGAGGCCGACCGCGACAGCATGGCGGCGCAGATCGCCGACCGGGCGGTGTGTATCGGGCCGGCGCGGGCGACCGAGAGTTACCTCAAGATAGACGCGCTGGTGGCCACCGCGCTGGGCACAGGCTGTGACGGGATCCATCCGGGCTATGGGTTCCTGTCGGAGAACACGGAGTTTGCCGCCGCCTGCGACGAGAACGGGATCGTTTTCGTGGGGCCGAGTGCCGAGAATATCCGGCAGATGGGCAACAAGCTGGTGGCGCGTGAGATTGCCGAGACGGTGGGCGTGCCGCTGGCGCCGGGCTCGCCCCGGATATCGGATTTCGGCGCGGCACGGGAGATTGCCGAGGGGATCGGCATGCCGGTGCTGTTCAAGGCCGCCGCCGGGGGTGGCGGGCGCGGGATCAGGATCGTGCATCGGGAAGAGGATCTGAAGGGCGCGTTCGAGACGGCCTCGGCCGAGGCGCTGGCGGCGTTCGGGGATAATGCGTTGTTCTTGGAGCGCTACATCGCCAATGCAAGGCATGTGGAGGTGCAGATCCTGGCCGACCGGCATGGCAATGTCATTCACCTGGGCGAGCGGGATTGTTCGCTTCAGCGGCGCTATCAGAAGGTGCTGGAGGAGGCGCCGGCCTTTGACCTGAGCGATGAGCTCAGGGAGGCGATGCGGGGGGCCGCCGTCGCGCTGGCCCGGCATATCGGGTACGAGAGCGCGGGCACGGTCGAGTTCATCGTCGACGTGGACCGGGGCGAGTTCTTTTTCCTCGAGATGAATACGCGGGTGCAGGTCGAGCATCCGGTGACGGAGATGATTACCGGCGTGGATATCGTGGCCGAGCAGCTGCGGATCGCGGCGGGCGAGAAGTTGTCGGTGTCGCAGGAGGATGTGCGGATGACCGGCCACGCGATCGAATGCCGGATCAACGCCGAGGACCCGGGGCGGGGCTTTGCGCCGGCGCCGGGCAGGATTGTCGCCTGGGCGCCGCCCGAGGGCGAGGGGGTGCGGGTGGATAGCCATGCACGGCAGGGATATGTCGTGCCGCCGTTCTACGATTCGCTGATTGCCAAGCTGATCGTGCATGGGCGCGACCGGGCGGATGCGATCGCGCGGATGGACCGCGCCTTGCAGGGCTTCGCGGTGGCGGGGATCGCCACCACGATACCGTTTCACCAATACATCCTGGCGCAGGGGGATTTCGCCTCTGGCCGGATCAACACCGGCTGGCTGGAAGGCGTGGCCGGGCAGTTCGTGCCGGATGCGGCCGAATAGGGAGGAAGGCACATGGCAGAGACCGTCAGGCTTATCGATACGACCTTGAGGGACGGGCAGCAGAGCCTTTGGGCGATGAACATGCGCACGGGCTGGATGCTTCCTGCGCTGGAGCGGCTGGACGAGGCGGGCTACGAGGCGATGGAGTTCTTCGTGCCGGTGGTGCAGATCAAGAAGATGATCCGCGACCTCGAGGAGGACCCGTTCGAGTGGCTGCGGCGGGGCACGGCACGGGCGAAGAGTACGCCGCTCAGGCTGCATGCGGGGTATCGCAGCGGGCTGGGGAAAGTGCCGGAGTCGGTGTCGAAGCTGATGGTGCAGAAGGTGATCGACTGTGGCATCACCACCGCCCGGATCTCGGATCCGTGGAACGATTTCGAGACCTTGCGGGAAGAGCATGACGAGATGCGGCGGATGGGCATCGAGTCGGTGGTGAACCTCATCTACTCGGTCTCGCCCCGGCACACGACGGAGTATTTCATCCAGCGCACGAAGGATGCCGCGGCGCTGAAACCGTACCGTTTGTGCTTCAAGGATGTGGGCGGATTGCTGACGCCGCGGCGGATCAGGGAGCTGTTGCCGAAGGTGCTGGAGGCGGCGGGGGATGTACCGGTCGAGTTCCACAATCACTGCAATAACGGCTTGGGTGTCTACAACGTTCAGGAGGCGGTGGACCTTGGCATTCGGCATGTGCATTCGGCGGTGCCGCCGCTGTCGGACGGGTCGTCGCAGCCGTCGGTTCTGGATATCGCGCGGAACCTTCAGGCGCTGGGCTATGACGTGCCTCTGGACGAGGCGCCGGTCAGGGTGGTGGCGCAGTACCTGACGCAGATCGCGCAGCGCGAGGGGTTGGCGATCGGCCAGCCGCGCGCCTATGACGAGACGCTTTACGCGCACCAGATCCCGGGCGGGATGATCTCGAACCTCGAATACCAGCTTGCGAAGGTGGGTATGGGCGGGCGGATGGACCTGATCCGGGAAGAGGCCGCGAAGGTGCGGGCGGAGCTGGGCTATCCGATCATGGTGACGCCGCTGTCGCAGTTCGTGGGCACGCAGGCGGCGGTGAACGTCATTACCGGCGAGCGCTACAAGCAGGTGACGGACGAGACGATCCAGTTTGCGCTGGGCCTTTGGGGGCGCGAGGCGCTGGAGCATATGGACGAGAACGCGCGCGACCGGATCCTCGATCGGCCGAGGGCGCGGGAGATTGCCGCGATGGAGGTGCCGCAGCCGAGCCTCGAGGAGGTGCGCAAATCGGTGTCGGCGGATCTGACGGACGAGGAGCTGATCATCCGCGCCTATGTGGACGATGCGGCGGTGCCGTTCGTGCGGGGGCTGCCACCGGTGAAGGAAGAGCCCGTGGGCCGCTCGCCGCTGGTGGCGCTGGTGGCGGGGCTGGCGGCGCAGAGTGCGCAGCACGAGGTTTCGGTCGAGACGGGCGATATGTCGATCCGGCTGTCGAAGGCGTGAGGGCGCGGGCCTGCCGCAACAGGTGAGGCCGGCGAATTCGTTGCGGCAGGGCCATGTCGGCGCGGCGTGTTTTATTGTATCCATTCCTTGCGTTCGGCCCGGGGCCGGACCGATTACGCGCTTGTTCTGACGTGGCGGATCAGGCGATGATCGGGGCCGGGTGGCCCGGCTGGCAACCCGGAACGGCGAAGGAGGGGCAGAGCATGGCAACGCAGGTAGAACGGGCGACCCAGCTTTTGCGGGAAGCCGTGCAGAGCGGGGCCTATGGGGCCGACGAGAAGCTGGCCGAGATGCACCTGGCCGAGGATCTGGGCATGTCGCGGACGGTGATCCGTGCCGCCCTGAGTGCGCTGGAGCTGGAAGGGCTGGTCACGCGGACGCCGAACCGGGGGTTCCGGACCCGTCGGTTCACGCTGGACGAGGTGGCGGATTCGATCATCCTGCGCGGCGAGGTCGAGGCGATCGCGGCAAGGTATGCCTGTGAGCGGGGCCTGTCGGAGGAGGATCTGCAGCGCTTCGAGACCGTGCTGGACGAGATGGCGGCCATTCTAGACTGCGGGTTCTTCGAGGTTGAGCACCGGCTGAAATGGATGGAGCTGGTGGCGAAGTTCCATGACCTGCTGGTGGAATGCTCGGGCAGTTCCGCGATCAGGTATTCCATCGACCACCTGAAGCGCATTCCGCTGGTGGCGCCCTACAGCGTGATGTTCGATCTTTCGTCGGAAGATTACAGCCTTGGCCGGATCCGCACGACCTTCGAGATGCGGCAGCAGATTGTCGAGGCGTTGCGCCTGCGCCAGGCGGGCCGGGCCTCGGCGCTGATGATCGCGTATGCGTACCAGGCGTGCAACAACAAGCGGGAGAGCGTCGAAGCCATGCGGAGCGGCAGGGAGATGTCGCCGACGCCGGGGCTTGGGCTGATCGCGCAGGGCAAGGACGGGCAAGACCCCCGGTGACGCATGGCACTGCGTGTGGCGTTGGCCGGCCGGTTTCGGAGGGAAATCGGGAAAATTGCAAATATGTATGCAATATGCGGATATTTGCCTTTGATATCCGTTTAGAAAGCCGATAATGAATGCAATTGATACGTGGCCGCCTGTGACCTGAAGCTGGTATGTCTTCCGGTGCATGTCTGCCGTCGCAAGGAAAGCAGAGGAGACCCCATGGAAGCGATTTCGCGTTACGGCACCCCGCCGACCCGGCTTATCTCGATGATGAAATCCTTCGAGTACCCGTTTCGCAACGTGAAGGCGGGCGACAAGTTCGCCATCCTGACCGATGACCAGATGGATCCGCTGATCTGGCAGGCGATGATGGGGTCGCTGCATGCGAAGGGGGCCGAGGCGTGCCTGGCCTTGTATCCAAAGCGGGCGCACCATTGTGCCGACCCCTCGCCGATGGCGATCGGGGCGGCGAAGGAGGCGGATGTGGTGATCGCGATGACCACCACCGCGCTGAACAGCGGCACGCCGGGCCTGCGCAAGATCCGCTCGGAGGGCGGGGCCACGGGCAAGACGCCGATCTGGCTTTGGGAGGAAATCAACCAGGAGATCCTGATCGATGGCGGCGGGTCGTGTGGCGAGGCCGATGTGGTCGAGATGTGCCGGATCCAGGGGCGCATGGGCGAGATCTGTGATGCGGGCAAGACGATCCGCGTGACGACGCCTGGCGGCAGCGACCTGACCGCGGATATCACCGGGTACCCGGACGGGGCGCTCGCGCGGCGCTGGGGCGCGATCCCGTTCGAGCGCAACCCCGAGACGGACCGGTTCGGCACGAGCCCGGGCACGTGGCCCTTTGGCGAGTTCCATGTCGAGCCGCTGGCCGGGACGGCGAATGGCCGGATCTTCTGGGATCATACCGGTCAGCACCCGGCGGGGCAGTGGCACGAGCCGGTGACGCTGGAAATCGAGAACGGCAAGGTTGTCGATATCTCGGGCGGGCACGAGGCCGACCAGATCAAGGCATATCTGGATGCCTATGGCGACGAGAATTCGCTGACCGTGGGCGGCGAGATCTCGATCGGGACGAACCCGAAATGTCCGCCCTATACCGGCAACATGCGCAGCGAGAAGAAGCGTTACGGCGCCATGCATTTCGGGATCGGCCACGGGGCCGACCGGGGCGAGGTGGTGAGCCGGCTGCGGCTGGAGGCGATTTCGGACCGGGTGACCATGGTCGTCGATGACGAGCATGTTCTGGCCGAGAACGGGAAGATCCTCGTATGACGGGTGAAGCTTCTGTTGCAGGCGGCGGGCTGGCCGAGGCGGATCTGCGCCGGCTGATCGACGTGTTCCGGGAGACGGGGCGGCGCTCGCTCGATCTGCGGGTCGGGGAGACGCGGCTGAAGCTTGGTGCGCCGGGGGCGGTTGCGGCCGAGGTCGCCGCGCCGGCAGGGCCGGCGGTTTCCGTCGCCTCGCCCGGCGTGGGGCATTTCCAGGCGGCGCAAGACTGGGCGCCGGGGGCGCAGGTGTCCGCCGATACTGTGCTGGGTCGTGTGCGCAGCGTGTGGAAAGAAAAGAACGTCGTGGCCGGGACGGCCGGGGCGATTTCTCGGCAGATCGTTCGGGATGGCGCTTTCGTGGAATATGGCGAGACGATCTTCGAGATCGCGGGCGGTGCGGCATGACGAAGTTCAAACGGGTTTTCATTGCCAATCGCGGCGAGATTGCCGTGCGGGTGATCAAGGCGTGCGAGGAGGCGGGGCTGGAGACGGTCGTGGGCGTGTCGGAGGCCGATACCGACAGTCTTGCGGCCAAGCTGGCGACGCGGGCGGTCTGTATCGGGCC from the Roseovarius indicus genome contains:
- the accC gene encoding acetyl-CoA carboxylase biotin carboxylase subunit produces the protein MALNRILIANRGEIAVRVIKACQTLGLETVAAVSEADRDSMAAQIADRAVCIGPARATESYLKIDALVATALGTGCDGIHPGYGFLSENTEFAAACDENGIVFVGPSAENIRQMGNKLVAREIAETVGVPLAPGSPRISDFGAAREIAEGIGMPVLFKAAAGGGGRGIRIVHREEDLKGAFETASAEALAAFGDNALFLERYIANARHVEVQILADRHGNVIHLGERDCSLQRRYQKVLEEAPAFDLSDELREAMRGAAVALARHIGYESAGTVEFIVDVDRGEFFFLEMNTRVQVEHPVTEMITGVDIVAEQLRIAAGEKLSVSQEDVRMTGHAIECRINAEDPGRGFAPAPGRIVAWAPPEGEGVRVDSHARQGYVVPPFYDSLIAKLIVHGRDRADAIARMDRALQGFAVAGIATTIPFHQYILAQGDFASGRINTGWLEGVAGQFVPDAAE
- a CDS encoding GntR family transcriptional regulator, with product MATQVERATQLLREAVQSGAYGADEKLAEMHLAEDLGMSRTVIRAALSALELEGLVTRTPNRGFRTRRFTLDEVADSIILRGEVEAIAARYACERGLSEEDLQRFETVLDEMAAILDCGFFEVEHRLKWMELVAKFHDLLVECSGSSAIRYSIDHLKRIPLVAPYSVMFDLSSEDYSLGRIRTTFEMRQQIVEALRLRQAGRASALMIAYAYQACNNKRESVEAMRSGREMSPTPGLGLIAQGKDGQDPR